One Longimicrobium sp. DNA window includes the following coding sequences:
- a CDS encoding ZIP family metal transporter gives MSLGITPLSVFLFALLTAVATGLGALPLLFARNLPPRWVGLAGAAAAGLMGGASLGLVYEGVGRGALRTALGIAVGILAISVSHRWLEGRPVRWGELRGADARRVLLLMGVMTAHSFSEGVGVGVSFGGGEALGIFITLAIAVHNIPEGLAIALSMVPHGTPVWKASLWSVFSSLPQPLMALPAFLLVSAFAPVLPVGLGFAAGAMGWMIAAELIPEALRTAGRAAVAATAVVAAVAMLGFQAAL, from the coding sequence TTGTCTCTCGGGATCACGCCGCTGTCGGTGTTCCTCTTCGCGCTGCTGACGGCGGTGGCGACGGGGCTGGGCGCGCTCCCGCTCCTCTTCGCGCGCAACCTGCCGCCGCGCTGGGTGGGGCTCGCGGGCGCGGCCGCCGCCGGGCTGATGGGGGGCGCCAGCCTGGGGCTCGTGTACGAGGGCGTGGGCCGCGGCGCGCTCAGGACGGCGCTGGGGATCGCGGTCGGGATCCTGGCGATCTCGGTGAGCCACCGCTGGCTGGAGGGGCGCCCGGTGCGCTGGGGCGAGCTGCGCGGCGCCGACGCGCGCCGCGTGCTCCTGCTCATGGGGGTGATGACGGCGCACTCCTTCAGCGAGGGGGTGGGAGTCGGCGTCTCCTTCGGCGGCGGCGAGGCGCTGGGGATCTTCATCACCCTGGCGATCGCGGTGCACAACATCCCCGAGGGGCTGGCGATCGCCCTGTCGATGGTGCCGCACGGCACGCCGGTGTGGAAGGCGTCGCTCTGGAGCGTCTTCTCCAGCCTCCCGCAGCCGCTGATGGCCCTTCCCGCCTTCCTGCTGGTGAGCGCCTTCGCCCCCGTGCTCCCGGTGGGGCTGGGCTTCGCCGCCGGCGCCATGGGGTGGATGATCGCCGCCGAGCTGATCCCCGAGGCGCTGCGCACCGCCGGCCGCGCCGCCGTGGCCGCCACCGCCGTCGTCGCCGCCGTGGCCATGCTCGGCTTCCAGGCGGCGTTGTAG
- a CDS encoding MSMEG_3727 family PQQ-associated protein produces the protein MRSTRVPLAIACSLALLCTGCEYLRLLRPSVVRQINPRTARLVNYLPKVDHPNEALLGRLFAHGGLSRAEVGADGVMRSRLRVRMHAMLWEPAVIVLPRPGTLEVEVANEDEGAHIAYFPDDAADQVLVLPAGKAGRVRVNLDAPGMYTFADPISNNSGQGMLGIIIVEGDVPPEARIARPPQRRPGQ, from the coding sequence ATGCGCAGCACCCGTGTCCCGCTCGCCATCGCCTGCTCGCTCGCGCTCCTCTGTACCGGGTGCGAGTACCTCAGGCTGCTCCGTCCCAGCGTCGTCCGGCAGATCAACCCCCGCACCGCGCGGCTCGTCAACTACCTCCCGAAGGTCGACCACCCCAACGAGGCGCTCCTGGGGCGGCTCTTCGCCCACGGCGGGCTCTCGCGCGCGGAGGTGGGCGCCGACGGGGTGATGCGCAGCCGGCTGCGCGTGCGCATGCACGCCATGCTGTGGGAGCCGGCCGTCATCGTCCTCCCCCGTCCCGGCACGCTGGAGGTCGAGGTGGCCAACGAGGACGAGGGGGCGCACATCGCCTACTTCCCCGACGACGCGGCCGACCAGGTGCTGGTGCTCCCCGCGGGGAAGGCGGGGCGCGTGCGCGTAAACCTCGACGCGCCGGGGATGTACACCTTCGCCGACCCGATCTCCAACAACTCGGGGCAGGGGATGCTGGGGATCATCATCGTCGAGGGCGACGTGCCGCCCGAGGCACGCATCGCCCGCCCCCCACAGCGCCGGCCCGGCCAATGA
- a CDS encoding PQQ-dependent dehydrogenase, methanol/ethanol family — protein MTRTPPRAAPARPRRAPTPLALAAALCLAAACGHPWANLPVSEQARPSTRQNARLRGSAPPVAASVTYERILRAREEPRNWLTYFGTYDGQRFSALAQVDTSNVKRLRPAWIFQQGVLGLIASPATYAMEASPIVVDGVMFVSGYDGWVWALDAATGETLWQYHHPTPVDVPLCCGNVNRGVAVAEGKVFFASANAHLVALDAVTGRPVWETVFADVKAGESATGAPLVVRNLVLVGSAGGEYGVRGHIDAMEVATGRRVWRRYNVPAPGEPGSETWPAGSDAWTRGGGTSWTTGTYDAELDLVYWGTSNPGPDFDGSVRPGDNLYTSSIVAFRPGDGRLVWHYQTTPHDVWDYDAISEPILFDRGGRRLVAQFNKNGHLYVLDRADGRPVHVTPYARVTWADVDERTGAVTVKLTPSREGTRICPGLAGAKEWNHAAYHPGTGLLYAPVIELCATYFLAESDFEEGLQFWGGSFMPDPQGMWGEVKAVDPATGRIAWSWRDPHPVVSSVLATAGGLVFVGRASGELAALHARTGELLWQFQTGSGIHGSPVTYSVGGKQYVAVPSGWGAATKGFAPEMAAAPRGASIVVFSLP, from the coding sequence ATGACCAGGACGCCCCCCCGCGCCGCGCCCGCCCGGCCGCGGCGCGCCCCGACCCCGCTCGCCCTCGCCGCCGCCCTCTGCCTCGCCGCCGCCTGCGGGCACCCGTGGGCCAACCTGCCGGTGAGCGAGCAGGCGCGGCCCAGCACCAGGCAGAACGCGCGGCTGCGCGGCTCCGCGCCCCCGGTGGCCGCGTCTGTCACCTACGAGCGCATCCTCCGCGCGCGCGAGGAGCCGCGGAACTGGCTCACCTACTTCGGCACCTACGACGGCCAGCGCTTCAGCGCGCTCGCCCAGGTCGACACGTCGAACGTGAAGCGGCTGCGCCCCGCCTGGATCTTCCAGCAGGGGGTGCTGGGGCTCATCGCCTCGCCCGCCACCTACGCCATGGAGGCCTCGCCGATCGTGGTGGACGGGGTGATGTTCGTCTCCGGCTACGACGGCTGGGTGTGGGCGCTGGACGCGGCCACCGGCGAGACGCTCTGGCAGTACCATCACCCGACGCCGGTGGACGTGCCGCTCTGCTGCGGCAACGTGAACCGCGGCGTGGCGGTGGCCGAGGGGAAGGTGTTCTTCGCCAGCGCCAACGCGCACCTGGTGGCGCTCGACGCGGTGACGGGCAGGCCCGTGTGGGAGACGGTGTTCGCCGACGTGAAGGCGGGCGAGAGCGCCACGGGGGCGCCGCTCGTGGTCAGGAACCTGGTGCTGGTGGGGAGCGCGGGGGGCGAGTACGGGGTGCGCGGCCACATCGACGCCATGGAGGTCGCCACCGGGCGGCGGGTGTGGCGGCGCTACAACGTCCCCGCGCCGGGCGAGCCGGGCTCGGAGACGTGGCCCGCGGGGAGCGACGCCTGGACGCGCGGCGGCGGCACCTCGTGGACCACGGGCACCTACGACGCCGAGCTGGACCTGGTCTACTGGGGGACGTCGAACCCGGGGCCCGACTTCGACGGGAGCGTGCGGCCGGGCGACAACCTCTACACCAGCTCCATCGTCGCCTTCCGGCCGGGCGACGGGCGGCTCGTCTGGCACTACCAGACCACGCCGCACGACGTGTGGGACTACGACGCCATCTCCGAGCCGATCCTCTTCGACCGGGGCGGGCGGCGGCTGGTGGCGCAGTTCAACAAGAACGGGCACCTGTACGTGCTGGACCGCGCCGACGGGCGCCCCGTGCACGTGACCCCCTACGCGCGCGTGACCTGGGCCGACGTGGACGAGCGCACCGGCGCGGTGACCGTGAAGCTCACCCCCAGCCGCGAGGGGACGCGCATCTGCCCCGGGCTGGCGGGGGCGAAGGAGTGGAACCACGCCGCCTACCACCCGGGCACCGGGCTCCTCTACGCGCCGGTGATCGAGCTGTGCGCCACCTACTTCCTGGCCGAGAGCGACTTCGAGGAGGGGCTGCAGTTCTGGGGCGGCTCCTTCATGCCCGACCCGCAGGGGATGTGGGGCGAGGTGAAGGCGGTGGACCCGGCGACGGGGCGCATCGCCTGGAGCTGGCGCGACCCCCACCCGGTGGTCTCGTCGGTGCTGGCGACGGCGGGCGGGCTGGTGTTCGTGGGCCGGGCCAGCGGCGAGCTGGCGGCGCTGCACGCGCGCACCGGCGAGCTGCTCTGGCAGTTCCAGACCGGGAGCGGGATCCACGGCAGCCCGGTCACCTACAGCGTGGGTGGGAAGCAGTACGTGGCCGTCCCCTCCGGCTGGGGCGCCGCCACCAAGGGCTTCGCCCCCGAGATGGCCGCAGCACCGCGCGGGGCGTCGATCGTCGTCTTCAGCCTGCCGTGA
- a CDS encoding GMC family oxidoreductase, producing MTWDYLIVGSGFGGSVSALRLVEKGHRVLMLEKGRRFRPEDFPRTNWHLRRWLWMPKLGLRGPFQMKFLRHITALSGVGVGGGSLVYANTLQVPGDGFFDSPTWRHLGDWKAELGPCYERARRMLGVVPYPYKTYPDEVFAELARDIGREADFRPNDVAVFFGRPGVTVPDPYFGGEGPERTGCNQCGGCMLGCRHGAKNTLDKNYLYLAEKRGLEVLPEHEAVWVRPVEGGYEVEALEGPARWWRPRRRRVYRARNVVLAGGVLGTVPLLLRLKASPAGLPRLSERLGEFVRTNSEVLMGIVSERRDRTMSEGVAITSILRTDEHSTLEPVRYPDGAGFFRVLMAPHGPGATAFERLWNALRFTVRHPWRSLKAFLVPDFARHTLILLYMRTIDSHLSLRPGRLFGAVRSVLAHGAAPTAAIPEATELAERIAAKTRGYPASLATETVLGIPTTAHILGGCVMGDSAATGVIGPDHQVWGYPGLYVVDGSAVSANPGVNPSLTICALAERAMGLVPAKRRHHEHATASAGSANAP from the coding sequence ATGACCTGGGATTACCTGATCGTGGGCTCCGGGTTCGGCGGCAGCGTGAGCGCGCTGCGGCTGGTGGAGAAGGGGCACCGCGTCCTGATGCTGGAGAAGGGCCGCCGCTTCCGGCCCGAGGACTTCCCGCGCACCAACTGGCACCTGCGCCGCTGGCTGTGGATGCCGAAGCTGGGGCTGCGCGGGCCGTTCCAGATGAAGTTCCTGCGGCACATCACCGCGCTCTCGGGCGTGGGCGTGGGCGGCGGGTCGCTCGTGTACGCCAACACGCTGCAGGTGCCGGGCGACGGCTTCTTCGATTCGCCGACGTGGCGGCACCTGGGCGACTGGAAGGCGGAGCTGGGGCCCTGCTACGAGCGGGCGCGGCGGATGCTGGGCGTGGTCCCCTATCCCTACAAGACCTACCCGGACGAGGTGTTCGCCGAGCTGGCGCGCGACATCGGGCGCGAGGCCGACTTCCGCCCCAACGACGTGGCCGTCTTCTTCGGCCGGCCGGGGGTGACGGTGCCCGACCCCTACTTCGGCGGCGAGGGGCCGGAGCGCACCGGGTGCAACCAGTGCGGCGGCTGCATGCTGGGGTGCCGCCACGGGGCCAAGAACACGCTCGACAAGAACTACCTCTATCTCGCCGAGAAGCGCGGCCTGGAAGTGCTCCCCGAGCACGAGGCGGTGTGGGTGCGCCCGGTGGAGGGCGGCTACGAGGTGGAGGCGCTGGAGGGGCCGGCGCGCTGGTGGCGGCCGCGCCGGCGCCGCGTCTACCGCGCGAGGAACGTGGTCCTGGCCGGCGGGGTGCTGGGCACGGTGCCGCTGCTGCTCAGGCTGAAGGCGAGCCCCGCCGGGCTGCCGCGGCTCTCGGAGCGCCTAGGCGAGTTCGTGCGCACCAACTCCGAGGTGCTGATGGGGATCGTGAGCGAGCGGCGCGACCGGACGATGTCGGAGGGGGTCGCCATCACCTCGATCCTGCGCACCGACGAGCACTCCACGCTGGAGCCGGTGCGCTACCCCGACGGGGCGGGCTTCTTCCGGGTGCTGATGGCGCCGCACGGCCCCGGCGCCACGGCGTTCGAGCGGCTGTGGAACGCGCTGCGCTTCACCGTGCGCCACCCCTGGCGCTCGCTGAAGGCGTTCCTGGTGCCCGACTTCGCGCGCCACACCCTGATCCTGCTGTACATGCGCACCATCGACAGCCACCTGTCGCTCCGGCCGGGGCGGCTCTTCGGCGCGGTGAGGAGCGTGCTGGCCCACGGCGCCGCGCCCACGGCCGCCATCCCCGAGGCCACGGAGCTGGCCGAGCGCATCGCCGCCAAGACGCGCGGCTACCCGGCCAGCCTGGCCACGGAGACGGTGCTGGGGATTCCCACCACGGCGCACATCCTGGGCGGGTGCGTGATGGGCGATTCGGCCGCCACGGGCGTGATCGGCCCCGACCACCAGGTGTGGGGCTACCCGGGCCTGTACGTGGTCGACGGCTCGGCGGTCTCGGCCAACCCGGGCGTGAACCCGTCGCTCACCATCTGCGCCCTGGCCGAGCGCGCCATGGGACTGGTCCCGGCGAAGCGCCGTCATCACGAGCACGCCACCGCGAGCGCCGGGAGCGCGAACGCCCCGTGA